A genomic region of Scomber japonicus isolate fScoJap1 chromosome 5, fScoJap1.pri, whole genome shotgun sequence contains the following coding sequences:
- the setd6 gene encoding N-lysine methyltransferase setd6, whose protein sequence is MATQAKRAKVYVSKEGTAAEYGMLAKDDIEEGEVLFTIPRSALLHQGTTKVSALLEQEKASLESSSGWVPLLLALLYEYTSSQSRWRPYLSLWKDFRTLDHPMFWSKEERDRLLKGTGVAEAVDTDLTNIKKEYTDVVLPFIARHPDLWNTDKHTLELYMQLVAFVMAYSFQEPQEEEEEEEEDGEDDEEKAANLPMMVPMADMLNHVSNHNANLEFTPDSLKMVSVRSIRRGEEVFNTYGQMANWQLLHMYGFTEPYPSNSNDTADIPIDTLHKVVLQGVQSNLDRQLVEEKWEMLCEMMQEKAAFVFGRQGCLTDTELHTVIKVLCMSKEEFSDFKDNEGWEEEEDDEEDAKISQSFSNEGLPELKAEWKRLIHEAARLTVSSYGQGADGDQTLMEDKAARAALSSRQLNALQVRYGQKSILYRLMELTKS, encoded by the exons ATGGCGACACAAGCGAAACGAGCCAAG GTGTATGTGAGTAAAGAGGGAACAGCAGCAGAATATGGGATGCTGGCGAAGGATGACATAGAGGAGGGGGAGGTTTTATTCACTATTCCCAGATCTGCACTTCTTCACCAAGGAACAACCAAGGTGTCTGCTCTGCTGGAGCAAG AGAAGGCTTCCCTGGAGAGTTCATCAGGCTGGGTTCCTCTGCTGCTGGCTCTGCTGTATGAATATACATCCTCGCAGTCCCGCTGGAGACCCTACCTCTCACTCTGGAAGGACTTCAGGACACTGGACCACCCCATGTTCTG GTCTAAAGAGGAGCGGGACAGACTGTTGAAGGGAACAGGTGTTGCTGAGGCGGTGGACACAGACTTGACTAACATCAAGAAAGAATACACAGATGTGGTGCTGCCCTTCATCGCCAGGCACCCTGACCTCTGGAACAccgacaaacacacactggagctGTACATGCAGCTGGTGGCCTTCGTCATGGCCTACAG TTTCCAAGAGccacaggaagaggaggaggaggaggaggaggatggtgaggatgatgaggagaaGGCCGCCAACCTACCGATGATGGTCCCCATGGCCGACATGCTCAACCACGTGTCCAATCACAACGCTAATCTGGAGTTCACACCG gaCAGTTTGAAGATGGTGTCCGTTCGGTCCATCCGTAGAGGCGAGGAGGTATTCAACACCTATGGGCAGATGGCCAACTGGCAGCTGCTGCACATGTACGGCTTCACAGAGCCGTATCCGAGCAACAGCAACGACACCGCCGACATCCCCATTGACACCCTCCACAAAGTCGTCTTGCAAG GTGTTCAGTCAAATTTGGACCGGCAGCTGGTGGAGGAGAAGTGGGAGATGCTGTGTGAGATGATGCAGGAGAAAGCAGCGTTTGTGTTTGGCAGACAGGGCTGCCTCACAGACACAGAGCTACACACTGTCATCaag GTGCTGTGCATGTCAAAAGAGGAGTTCTCAGATTTCAAAGATAacgaagggtgggaggaagaggaggatgacgaGGAAGATGCAAAGATTTCCCAGTCTTTCTCCAACGAGGGGCTCCCCGAATTAAAGGCCGAGTGGAAGCGGCTGATCCACGAAGCGGCTCGTCTGACTGTGAGCTCCTATGGTCAAGGGGCGGACGGCGACCAGACTCTGATGGAGGACAAGGCAGCACGTGCAGCACTGAGCAGCAGGCAGCTGAACGCGCTGCAGGTACGCTACGGACAGAAGAGCATCCTGTACAGACTGATGGAGCTCACTAAGTCATGA
- the bbs2 gene encoding Bardet-Biedl syndrome 2 protein homolog, giving the protein MLVPIFTLKLNHKINPRMVTVGKFDGVHPCLTAATQAGKVFIHNPHARGQRPATHRLSQSTQDSDISLLNINQAVTCLTAGTLGANTTGDTLLVGSQTNLLAYDVHDNADIFYREVSDGANAIVLGKLGDIPNPLAIIGGNCALQGFDSEGNDHFWTVTGDNVRSLVLCDFTGDGKNELLVGSEDFDIRVFKEDELVSEITENETVTSLCHMNGSRFGYALANGTVGVYDRTARYWRIKSKNHAMSIHAFDLNADGVVELITGWSNGKIDARSDRTGEVIFKDNFSSSVAGVVEGDYRLDGQKQLICTSIEGEVRGYLPASKDLKGNLMDSSAEQDLIRELSHHKQNLLLELRNYEENAKGVSETNSGMGVIPANTQLQTALSVRPATEAQKAHVELSISTPNETIIRAVLIFAEGIFEGESHVVHPSAQNLSGCVRVPIVPPKDIPVDLHIKTFVGGKTSTQFHVFEINRQLPRFSMYDIAVDSSAAEPTGRVTFSINDRPQRVVMWLNQNFLLPEGVDSPEVTFNSLRGGGLLSISMASNGQITLRTDDIDLAGDLVQSLASFLAIEDLSAEADFPSYFEELHTTLTEVDEFHSVHQKLTAAMADHSNYIRNMLVQAEDSRLMGDMMNMKKRYRELYDLNRDLINEYKIRSNNHNALLACLKSVNQAIQRAGRLRVGKPKNQVISACRDAIKSNNVNALFRIMRAGTASS; this is encoded by the exons ATGTTGGTCCCCATATTCACTCTGAAGCTCAACCACAAGATAAACCCTCGTATGGTGACTGTAGGGAAATTTGATGGAGTCCACCCATGCCTTACTGCAGCCACACAGGCTGGAAAG GTTTTTATTCACAACCCTCATGCTCGTGGTCAGAGACCTGCGACCCACCGACTGAGCCAGAGCACCCAGGACTCAGACATCTCTCTGCTAAACATCAACCAGGCGGTTACTTGTCTGACGGCAGGTACACTGGGAGCAAACACTACTGGGGACACACTGTTAGTGGGGTCCCAGACCAACCTGCTGGCCTATGATGTCCATGACAATGCTGATATATTCTACAGAGAG gtgtcAGATGGGGCCAATGCTATAGTGTTGGGGAAACTTGGGGACATCCCGAATCCTCTTGCCATCATTGGAGGGAACTGTGCCTTACAAGGCTTTGACTCTGAGGGCAACGACCACTTCTGGACA GTAACAGGAGATAATGTCAGATCTTTAGTGCTCTGTGACTTCACTGGGGACGGGAAAAATGAG CTCCTGGTAGGATCTGAAGACTTCGACATCAGGGTATTCAAAGAGGATGAGCTTGTGTCTGAGATAACTGAAAATGAG ACGGTAACATCACTGTGCCATATGAACGGCAGCAGGTTTGGATACGCCCTAGCTAATGGCACTGTGGGAGTCTATGACCGCACCGCACGATACTGGAGGATCAAG TCTAAAAATCATGCGATGAGCATCCATGCCTTTGACCTGAATGCTGATGGTGTTGTGGAGCTCATCACTGGCTGGTCCAATGGAAAG ATTGATGCTCGCAGTGACCGCACAGGTGAGGTCATTTTCAAAGACAACTTCTCCTCTTCTGTGGCCGGAGTGGTGGAGGGAGACTACAGGTTGGATGGACAGAAACAGCTCATCTGCACCTCCATAGAGGGCGAAG TCCGGGGTTACCTGCCAGCCAGTAAGGATCTCAAAGGAAACCTCATGGACTCCAGTGCTGAACAGGACCTCATCAGAGAGCTCAGCCATCACAAACAGAATCTGCTGCTGGAGCTACGTAACTATGAAGAGAATGCCAAA GGCGTGTCGGAGACAAACAGTGGCATGGGTGTGATTCCTGCCAACACTCAGCTCCAGACAGCACTGTCAGTGAGACCTGCAACAGAGGCCCAGAAGGCTCATGTAGAGCTCAGCATCTCCACACCAAATG AAACCATTATCCGCGCAGTGCTCATCTTCGCAGAGGGAATATTTGAAGGTGAGAGCCATGTCGTCCACCCCAGCGCCCAGAACCTGTCGGGCTGTGTCCGAGTCCCCATCGTCCCCCCAAAAGACATACCAGTAGATCTGCACATCAAAACCTTCGTTGGTGGGAAAACtag CACCCAGTTCCATGTGTTTGAAATCAATCGTCAGCTCCCTCGTTTCTCCATGTATGACATCGCGGTTGACTCCTCAGCTGCTGAGCCCACTGGAAGGGTCACTTTCAGTATCAACGACCGGCCACAGCGG GTGGTGATGTGGTTAAATCAGAACTTCTTGCTTCCAGAGGGAGTAGACAGTCCTGAAGTCACTTTTAATTCACTAAGAGGAGGGGGACTGTTGTCCATCAGCATGGCCAGCAAtggacag ATCACCCTGAGAACCGATGATATTGACCTGGCAGGAGATCTGGTCCAATCACTGGCCTCCTTCCTGGCAATAGAAGACCTGTCAGCAGAGGCAGATTTCCCCAGCTACTTTGAGGAGCTGCACACCACACTCACAGAG GTGGATGAGTTCCACTCCGTCCATCAGAAGTTAACTGCAGCGATGGCCGACCACTCTAACTACATTAGGAACATGCTGGTGCAAGCTGAGGATTCTCGCCTTATGGGTGACAT GATGAATATGAAGAAGCGCTACAGAGAGCTGTACGATCTAAACAGGGATCTTATCAACGAGTATAAGATTCGCTCTAATAACCACAATGCCCTGCTAGCCTGCCTCAAGTCTGTTAACCAGGCTATACAGCGGGCTGGTAGACTGCGAG tGGGTAAGCCCAAGAACCAAGTGATCTCCGCCTGTAGAGACGCCATCAAGAGCAATAACGTCAACGCCCTCTTCAGGATCATGAGAGCCGGCACCGCATCCTCCTGA